The nucleotide sequence agccagggcaccTGGGTCTGCCCCAGGAACTGTTGAAGGGACACATGCCAGCgggggcagagccagggaggaTGGTCAGAGGTGTCCCCACAAAGCTGCTTGGGGGCACCCCGTTGCTGTTGGGAACCCCCAGCACGTCCAGGAGGCAGCGCTCTGCCTCTGGCACTGCCGTTCcgctgggctggcagctgggaatgcctcctttcctcccagccCACACCAACCAGCACTGCCCTCCCACCCCGCCCTGCAGGTGCTGGACCTCATTTCCAGTGACAGCCTCAATGTGCCCTCGGAGGAGGAGGTGtacagggctgtgctcagctgggTCAAACACGACGTGGACAGCAGGAGACAGCACGTGCCCAGGGTgagagggctgggaaggggtgAGAGTGCTGGGAAAGGGGGTCTGGTCCTGCCCACCAGCTCCGAGGTGCCTGGGCTGGGTGGGCACACGGCTggaggaagctgcaggagagggcaggagcagcaggtccCTGCCCTACCACTTCCAGTCcgggttggaatggaccttaaatcccatcccattccaccccctgccatgggcagggacaccttccactatctcaggttgctccagcctggccttggacgcttccagggatggggcaaccccagggcaacctgtgccagggccccagCACCCTCggagtaaagaatttctccccGATCTCTAAGCTCAGTCTCCCGTTTCAGTTGAGCcctgtccccgtgcccgtgtgCCAAGGCCTGCTCTCTGTCCCCCCAGCTCATGAAGTGCGTGCGGCTGCCGCTGCTGAGCCGGGATTTCCTCATGAGCAACGTGGACACGGAGCTGCTGGTGCGGCACCACTCGGAGTGCAAGGACCTGCTCATCGAGGCCCTCAAGTACCACCTGATGCCCGAGCAGAGAGGGGTCCTGAGCAACAGCCGGACGCGGCCGCGGCGCTGCGAGGGGGCCAGCACCGTGCTCTTCGCTGTGGGTAAGGCCCTGCCGctccccccatcccaaaccccagccccatcccgggGTGTTTTTGGGCTATGTTTGCTCTGTTTGCCCTCCCCGAGCAGGTGGAGGGAGCCTGTTTGCCATCCACGGCGACTGCGAGGCCTACGACACGCGCACGGACCGCTGGCACATGGTGGCCTCCATGTCCACGCGCAGGGCGCGCGTGGGCGTCGCGGCCATCGGGAACAAGCTCTACGCTGTGGGCGGGTAAGGGGCCACggggtggggcagggagcagctggggaggggggcacggggctgctctggcagcagggatggccGGCAGGGCCTGCTGGAGTCTGGGGTAGCCACGGAAAAGCCTCTTCCCTGCGCGGCAAGTTCTCCAGATCCCAGTTTGGTGGTGGCTGCATCCTGACCTGGGGCAtttccttcccatttccctcagaatcccagactggtgtGGGCtggaaccttaaagctcatctcgtcCCAGCccggacaccttccaccatcccaggttgctccaagcccgGTCCAACCtggacacttcagggatggggcagccccagctcctctgagcagcctcttctccccttctctccctgcagctaCGATGGGACCTCTGACCTGGCCACGGTGGAGTCCTACGACCCTGTCACCAATTCCTGGCAGCCTGAGGTGTCCATGGGCACCAGGAGGAGCTGCTTGGGTGTGGCAGCCCTTCATGGGCTCCTCTACGCTGCCGGGGGCTATGATGGGGCCTCGTGCCTCAACAGGTAGGGATTGCCttgctccagccctccctgctcctgcctgcgctgtcctgggagctgggagccctGCTCCTGACCCTCGAGCAGATGTTTTGCAACCCAACTGCTCCTTCCAGTGAGAAAAACCCCCACTTTGTAGCCCTGTGCCCCAAGAGAACCCAGCCTGTGTCAGCTCCTCCCTCCCGTTTCCCCTGTCTATTCCCAACATTTCCTTGGAGCTGCCCCTGCGGGCCCGTGTCCAAGAGCTCTGACCTGGGCTTTTCCAGTGTCCCACCTTttctccctgtgtccctgcctgctgcagcgCGGAGAGGTACGACCCCCTGACGGGCACCTGGACCTCCATCGCCGCCATGAGCACCCGGAGGCGCTACGTCCGCGTGGCAACGCTAGGTGGGTGCTGGCccgggggctgggggctcctgggcaggctctctgcactgctggggggtccttttgctgctctgctccagttCCTGCCCCCTCTGCCACATCCTGAGgtgctccctgcctctgcccttcTCAGCCTCCCCAGTCGCTGGGGTTCATCACAGCCTGGAGGCAGCTCCTGAGGGGATCCCCAACTTGTTCCCTTCTGCTTTGGAGCAAGGGATTGGCTGTGGGtgatcaccatccctggaaagaAAGGGACAGCCTGAGGAGTCCTTCACTGTGGAAGCAGGACCGTCCTTTCAGTGATGATCCCAGCCCCACGCTcaccccagcaggagctgcacctCCCTGGAGATgcttcccaccttcccaggagctgccctgtccccgtgtccccctgcctgtcccctgccctgctccctgccttcaGCTCTCCCTGCTGACTCAGAGCTTCCCTCCCCTCcaaccccagctcctcctgagcctGCCACAGCCGATCCTGGCattgccctgctccagcctcctccgCTAAAAACACCCCGTGGCTCTGGTGGGGAGCTCTGTGACGAGGAGcttgaggagcagcaggagaaggagctcTCTGGGAAGCTCTGCCTGCTGAATGTTTCACACCGCTCCTGCTGCAAGGGGAGGGAGCCgggctggccctgctgggaggagctgcctggggcagggcaggctcAGCCTGCACCTGTGTGGGCACCTCCGGAGTGGCACCTGTGGCATCGTGGGAGGCAGTGCCGGGGCAGGGAGGTGTCTGTGGCTCATCCCTGTGCCTCTGTGTCTTTGCAGAAGGCAACCTCTATGCAGTCGGGGGCTACGACAGCTCATCCCACTTAGCCACGGTGGAGAAGTACGAGCCCCAGGTAAACACAGGAGATCTGGGTGCCCCTTCTGCTTCTCCCCTCTTTAGGGGTGCCTGTAAGGCCCTAACCCACCGTGTGTGGCAGTGAGATGGGGGGGTGTCAGCAGGGACAGAGCGTCCAGGGTGCAGTCCTGAGCACAAAAAAGGATCCAAGCTCCTCTGTGAGAGGTCTCTGTGAGGTTTCAGCACCAGAGCACCCTCTGTCCCCACTGCCTGGAGTTCTGCAGGGATCCTGTCCgtgccctgagctgctcccagctcccagctgagctcctgcacACCCAGTGTGGTGAGCAGGGAGTGTGGTGGGCCGGGGACATGCGCTGTGCCCAGgggcacacagctctgctccagccaggtCTGCAGAAAGATCAAAGAGAAGGTCCTGGAGGCCTTTCATGAGCTGCAAAGCCCCAGCTGCACTCGCACAGATTGGAAATAGATACAGCTCAGCCCCCGTGGCGGGGCTGGCATTCAGCTGGGACACAACTGGTGGCCTGGCACGGGCATCTCTGCGCCCCTGGGAtggctcctgccagctgctgctgtgctctcctgAGCCAGGCAGCGGAGATTCCTCCTGGGAACTTGGGAGAGCGGGGACAAAAGAAGTGGGGTCCTCCCAAAGGGGTTTTTATGCCAGGAGCTGCGGGGTCAGAGCAGGACTGACCCCCCCAGAACCGATCTGGCAGGGGTGTGTGGGAAATGCCCTGTGGAGCGGCTGATGGGTTCCCCGTCCCCAGATCAACACCTGGACCCCCATTGCCAACATGCTGAGCCGCCGCAGCAGCGCGGGCGTGGCCGTGCTCGAGGGGATGCTCTACGTGGCTGGTGGCAATGATGGCACCAGTTGCCTTAACTCCGTGGAGCGCTACAACCCCAAATCCAACACCTGGGAGAGCGTGGCCCCCATGAACATCCGCAGGTAAGGGGCTGTGCCCCCTCTGGAGCCtcggctgctgcagcaggggcggggaTCTCACCGTGCTGTGCCTTGCCAACCATCAAACACAGACACATCAGGGGTTTTAGGGTTTGTGGCTGGCTCACCAcgctcctgctgtgctgagaggGATTGGGGGGTGTGCCAGGAGGGCACAGCAGAGATGTTCTGCAGAGGGATTTATCCTGAGCACTCGCTGTGGCCAGAAAGAGCCAGGGGGTTCATCTGGCTGAGCccacggagctgctgctgggctgtgggaggaTTTCAGGCTTGCAAGTCCGAGGATTTTGGGCTCATAGGGTTTGGTGTTGGATGAGGTCTGGACGAGCGTGTCAGAGCAAAGGGGGAGAtctgtggctctgtgctgcACTCTGCCCGTTTGAGCCCCGGCAGTTCATTTTCACGGGCTGTTTGTGGGGCTGGGCACTCCTTTGGCGGGGTGCCTGAGCTCCCCCCACACCTCCCAGCCTCACCCCTGTGGTCTCTGCACGGTCCTTCCAGGAGCACCCACGACCTGGTGGCCATGGACGGGTGGCTTTATGCCGTGGGGGGCAACGAcggcagctccagcctgaaCTCCATCGAGAAGTACAACCCCCGCACCAACAAGTGGGTGGCCGCCTCCTGCATGTTCACCCGCCGCAGCAGCGTGGGGGTGGCCGTGCTGGAGCTCCTCAACTTCCCCCCACCCTCTTCGCCCACCCTCTCGGTGTCCTCGACGAGCCTTTGACACCGGCTCCGGCCGTGCCTCAGCGCCGGGGCGCAGCGGTGGCCCCCGGCCGGCGTCGCTGTGAGCGGGGAGCAGGAACCCCAGCCCGGCCCTCCTGGGGGGCTCTCCCCGCTCTGGGGGCACCCACGGCGTCACCAGggccacctgcagcagctgcagatgtGCTTCCAGGGCTGGCCCTTCCCTGGAGGACGAGTGGAGGGGGTTCTCCCTCCGGCCAGACTCATCCCAGCACCCCTGAAGGCTCCTTTGGGCAGGGGAACCCGAACCATCGCTGCTTCTGGGATTGCCGTGCTCCAGCCGTGCCACCGGGCACCGCCGGCCCTGGGGTGGCCCCGGGGGCCACGGCGAATGTGCAACCACCGCTCCTCTGAATGTCACTGTAGCCAAACTCAGCCAAGCCTGCACTGTTACAGACTCCGGGGCCGCCCCCCGGCTCTCGAGGGTGTCTCATCGATGCCTTAAAACACACCAAGGGaaggagcccagcccaggcgCAGCCCTGCGGGGTGGGGAGGGTCGGAGGCAAAGCTGGCCGCAGCATCCTGGCCCCTGCAGCGCTCCCTGAGCCGCTGAGATGCCAGCTGAGTGGGGACCTTGGTGGCATCGCTGCCGTCGCTGTGCCAGGCTCCAGGACTGGGACTGCACGTGGGCCTGCCTCAGCCTGGGAACGGCCTGGCCTGTTTGCTGTTCCCCTCTCTGCAAAGCAGATTCTGGGTTTGTGGGAAGGAGTCTGTTCTTGGACAAAGAGCAGTCCAGCCTTCGGAACGAGGAGGATTGCCTGGCGTTACTTTTTTTGggtattgattttttttgcctttttttatttggacGCTAATATGACTTCATGTCCCTTTATTTTTTACACTGCCCTGGTATTCCCCATCCTCTCTGCTCTTGAGGCAGCAGAAGGGATGCAGttccttttctcatttgttGAGGAGATGATTCCTGTGCCCTGCAAGGTGTTCTCTGGATGGGTggggtgtgtgcatgtgtgaggTGCCAAAAGCAGCACGGGAGGGACTGTTTCCAATTAGCGACTCCCTGCCAATCAAGCAACCACTTTAATGAACTAAAGGTTGGATAAATTAGTACTGTAAGGCCTGTCCTAGAGCCAGGGCCCCTGTGGGGTGGTGTTTTCAGGGTGTGCTGCATGTGAGGTGTGAGCTGAGGCACAGATCAGGTGTTCCCCACACTACAGAGGAACGACTCAACCACTGGTACCTCAATCGTGTTCAAATGTAGCATTGGAAATATGGCCCAGCTGTTTGGAACtcattcctttctccttttccccccctgCTCCTCAGTTCTCCCTCACAGAGTTCAGGTTTCACTCGTGTGGTACTTGCGGGCCTGAGTTTTCAAGTAGCGAGagatttctccttttatttggGGGGGGTGAAAGAAGAGTTTGAGGTGAGACAGGGACCCCCCAACTTCAGACCCATTTCTTGGCAGTCTCATTTCCCCTGGACAGGTGCCTGCAGGTTTTCCAAGCCCGCCGGCATCCTTCACAAGCCCACTCACAGTGCCTCGTGTTGGACACCTGGAATTCCCAGCAGCTTCTGAAAATCAGGCCTGCTTCCCCCTCCGGCCTCTCCCCAATGACAGTCTGAGCTTCTCAGCCTGAGGAGGCCTTTCTGGCTTTTGGAACAGGCTCTAAATCTTCTTTTTGTCCCCTTCTCGctgccccagcctgtcccagctcagcagctctcccaTTTCCCTGGCCTGCAGAGTGTCCAGGCTCTGCACTTGTCTCCTGGTCCCTGTGGGCTGCCCCAGGGAGGTCAGAGGAATCTGCTTTGTTCCAAAACCAGTGAAGTCTGCTCTGGTTTGTGCGTGTGCCTCCACCTGAGCGAGCTCTCAAcccttcccaccccattccTGTAGCCAACATCAGgatttccctctcctgctgggCTCAGGTCAAGGTGTCCCTGGCTCCAGGGTCCCTTTTGGAGGAGGATCAGCCCAAAAGCCCCACGGAGAGGTGgaaggtgctggtgctgggcttGGCCCGAGGTGCTGAGCAGCTCGGGAGGAGTCAGGAATGAAGGGAGATGGAGCCCAGCGAGGAGGGGCAGTGCAGGAACTGCTGAGGGGGAAGCAGGGCTGCTTTCAAACAGGGAATGAGGTGTTGGAGCAGTGGctcagcctctgctccagctggggctgctgtggagTGAAGAGGAGGGCTGTGCCTCGGGAGCAAAGCCTGAGGGAAGtgagaaatgcagcagctgaggagaacTTTGGTGCCACGAGCCCTCGGCCTCCACCGGAACCTTCAGCAGTCACGCTGCAAATCGTGTGTgatgctgtgctgcctcctgaggagcagggaagggccAGAGTGATTCCTGTGCCCCCTGCCTGGGTCCTGAGCAATATCCTACTGAGCCTGATCCATGGAAACCCGGAGAGCAGGGAGCCTCTCGTCTCTGCTGCCCAAACTATGCAGGTGCTCACTGCTTCCCCATGccggagggaggaggaaggaaagggcaAAACAATTCCCCAGCACCTTCTGGGGGTCCCGAGCCCCCTGACCCACACTGTGTGGACACGAGGTGTCAGCATCTGCCCTGGCAGGTGCCAGGGTGGGAttgctcctggtgctgcacGTCCCCtgccgaggaggaggaggaggaggaggagagctcgGAGGGGacgtgtgtctgtgtctgtctgtctgtgtgtaGCAACCCTGTCtgaggggaggagaacaacTCTGTGTGGCTTCCCTGCCAGTGTTAGTCCGTGGTGTCTCACCCAAGATGTTCCTTGTGTGAATTCCCAGCAGAGGGGTGGCCCCGAGGCGGGGGCTCCGGGCTCTGGGTGTTTCTCCAGCAGGAGCCCCTGCCCTGAGGGGGGCAGAGGTTCCCTTGGCCTCCCTGCTGGGTGCACCTGCTCCAGATCCACGTCTGAGCGTCGTCACTTTGATTTCTCTGTAACTTATCTGACTTTATTTATGTGGAactctgtttctctgaattttttgcACTACGTGGGACCGGG is from Corvus moneduloides isolate bCorMon1 chromosome 22, bCorMon1.pri, whole genome shotgun sequence and encodes:
- the KLHL17 gene encoding kelch-like protein 17 isoform X3, encoding MSESRQTHVTLHDIDPQALEQLVQYAYTAEIVVGEGNVQTLLPAASLLQLNGVRDACCKFLLSQLDPSNCLGIRGFADTHSCSDLLKSAHKYVLQHFVEVSKTEEFMLLPLKQVLDLISSDSLNVPSEEEVYRAVLSWVKHDVDSRRQHVPRLMKCVRLPLLSRDFLMSNVDTELLVRHHSECKDLLIEALKYHLMPEQRGVLSNSRTRPRRCEGASTVLFAVAGGGSLFAIHGDCEAYDTRTDRWHMVASMSTRRARVGVAAIGNKLYAVGGYDGTSDLATVESYDPVTNSWQPEVSMGTRRSCLGVAALHGLLYAAGGYDGASCLNSAERYDPLTGTWTSIAAMSTRRRYVRVATLEGNLYAVGGYDSSSHLATVEKYEPQINTWTPIANMLSRRSSAGVAVLEGMLYVAGGNDGTSCLNSVERYNPKSNTWESVAPMNIRRSTHDLVAMDGWLYAVGGNDGSSSLNSIEKYNPRTNKWVAASCMFTRRSSVGVAVLELLNFPPPSSPTLSVSSTSL
- the KLHL17 gene encoding kelch-like protein 17 isoform X2; the protein is MEGGVQLLNRDGHSISHNSKRHYHDAFVCMNRMRQRGLLCDIVLHVATKEIKAHKVVLASCSPYFHAMFTNEMSESRQTHVTLHDIDPQALEQLVQYAYTAEIVVGEGNVQTLLPAASLLQLNGVRDACCKFLLSQLDPSNCLGIRGFADTHSCSDLLKSAHKYVLQHFVEVSKTEEFMLLPLKQVLDLISSDSLNVPSEEEVYRAVLSWVKHDVDSRRQHVPRLMKCVRLPLLSRDFLMSNVDTELLVRHHSECKDLLIEALKYHLMPEQRGVLSNSRTRPRRCEGASTVLFAVGGGSLFAIHGDCEAYDTRTDRWHMVASMSTRRARVGVAAIGNKLYAVGGYDGTSDLATVESYDPVTNSWQPEVSMGTRRSCLGVAALHGLLYAAGGYDGASCLNSAERYDPLTGTWTSIAAMSTRRRYVRVATLEGNLYAVGGYDSSSHLATVEKYEPQINTWTPIANMLSRRSSAGVAVLEGMLYVAGGNDGTSCLNSVERYNPKSNTWESVAPMNIRRSTHDLVAMDGWLYAVGGNDGSSSLNSIEKYNPRTNKWVAASCMFTRRSSVGVAVLELLNFPPPSSPTLSVSSTSL
- the KLHL17 gene encoding kelch-like protein 17 isoform X1; the protein is MEGGVQLLNRDGHSISHNSKRHYHDAFVCMNRMRQRGLLCDIVLHVATKEIKAHKVVLASCSPYFHAMFTNEMSESRQTHVTLHDIDPQALEQLVQYAYTAEIVVGEGNVQTLLPAASLLQLNGVRDACCKFLLSQLDPSNCLGIRGFADTHSCSDLLKSAHKYVLQHFVEVSKTEEFMLLPLKQVLDLISSDSLNVPSEEEVYRAVLSWVKHDVDSRRQHVPRLMKCVRLPLLSRDFLMSNVDTELLVRHHSECKDLLIEALKYHLMPEQRGVLSNSRTRPRRCEGASTVLFAVAGGGSLFAIHGDCEAYDTRTDRWHMVASMSTRRARVGVAAIGNKLYAVGGYDGTSDLATVESYDPVTNSWQPEVSMGTRRSCLGVAALHGLLYAAGGYDGASCLNSAERYDPLTGTWTSIAAMSTRRRYVRVATLEGNLYAVGGYDSSSHLATVEKYEPQINTWTPIANMLSRRSSAGVAVLEGMLYVAGGNDGTSCLNSVERYNPKSNTWESVAPMNIRRSTHDLVAMDGWLYAVGGNDGSSSLNSIEKYNPRTNKWVAASCMFTRRSSVGVAVLELLNFPPPSSPTLSVSSTSL
- the KLHL17 gene encoding kelch-like protein 17 isoform X4, which encodes MEGGVQLLNRDGHSISHNSKRHYHDAFVCMNRMRQRGLLCDIVLHVATKEIKAHKVVLASCSPYFHAMFTNEMSESRQTHVTLHDIDPQALEQLVQYAYTAEIVVGEGNVQVLDLISSDSLNVPSEEEVYRAVLSWVKHDVDSRRQHVPRLMKCVRLPLLSRDFLMSNVDTELLVRHHSECKDLLIEALKYHLMPEQRGVLSNSRTRPRRCEGASTVLFAVAGGGSLFAIHGDCEAYDTRTDRWHMVASMSTRRARVGVAAIGNKLYAVGGYDGTSDLATVESYDPVTNSWQPEVSMGTRRSCLGVAALHGLLYAAGGYDGASCLNSAERYDPLTGTWTSIAAMSTRRRYVRVATLEGNLYAVGGYDSSSHLATVEKYEPQINTWTPIANMLSRRSSAGVAVLEGMLYVAGGNDGTSCLNSVERYNPKSNTWESVAPMNIRRSTHDLVAMDGWLYAVGGNDGSSSLNSIEKYNPRTNKWVAASCMFTRRSSVGVAVLELLNFPPPSSPTLSVSSTSL